The Streptomyces sp. TLI_105 DNA segment CAGCTCCTCGATCTCGGAGAAGACCTGGCCGACCCCGGCCTCGGCGTCCCAGAGTCCGACGCCGCGCAGTCCGGGGGTGTCGATGAGGACTCCCCCGCCGGGCAGGACGAAGAGGTTGCGGGTGGTCGTGGTGTGGCGGCCCTTGCCGTCGATGTCACGGGCGGCCTGGACGTCCATCACGTCCTCGCCGACCAGGGCGTTGGCGAGGGTCGACTTGCCGGCGCCGGAGACGCCGAGCAGCACGGTCGTGCCGCCCGCCACCGTCGCGGCGAGCACGTCGAGCCCTTCCCCGGTGGTGGAGCTGAGCGGCAGCACCTGGACGCCGGGCGCGACCGTCTCCACGTCCTCGACGAGGTAGGAGAGCCCGACCGGGTCGGGCACGAGGTCGGCCTTGCTGAGGACGACGGTCGGCTGGGCGCCGGACTCCCAGGCCAGGGCCAGGAAGCGTTCGATCCGGCCGAGGTCGAGCTCGACGGCGAGCGAGACCGTGATGACGGCGTGGTCGACGTTGGCGGCGAGGATCTGGCCCTCGGACCGCTTGGAGGAGGTGGAGCGCGCGAAGGCCGTACGGCGCGGCAGGCACGCGCGCACGTACCGGGGGTCGTGGACGCCCTCCGGGTCGACGGCGGCCCAGTCGCCGGTGCAGACGACCCGCAGCGGGTCGTGCGGGGTCACGAACGCCGTGTCGGCGCGGACGACCCCCTCGGCGGTGGCGACGTCGCACTGGCCGCGGTCGACGCGGACGACCCGCCCAGGGACGAGTCCCTGGGCGGCGTAGGGCGCGAAGTCGGCGGCCCAGCCGGAGTCCCAGCCGTGGGCGTCGAGGAGAGAGGAAGAGGAGACGGAGGAAAGCGGGAAAGACAAGGGGGACCCTTCACAGGGGCGGCCCCGGCACGGAAAGACGGAACAGTGAGGTCAGCCGGTGGCCGCGGAGGTGGAGTGGATGAACATCCGCGTGTGGGCGAGGCCCTTCGTGACGACAGCCATCTGTCACACCTCCTGTGTCTTTCCCGATCGCGTCATCCGCGATCTCGTCTTCTCGCGATCGCGTCGTGCCGCGATCTTGCTTACGGAGCACCGTAGCCGGAACGGCCCAACGCGCGCCACGGGTTTTTTCAGGCCACGGCGAGCGGGTTCACGAGCACCGTCGTGAGCACGGGTCAGTCCTTCTCCCAGCCGGAGTGGAGGCGGGACTTCACGTCGTCCGGGGGGAGGAACTTGGACCAGCGCTCGGGGAACTCGGACGGCATGTCCGGGTCGTCCTCGTCGACGTCCTCCGCCTCGGCGCGCACGCGGGCGACGAGTTCGGCGGCCTGGACGGCGCGCGCCCGTTCGTTGGCCTCGCGGGCGGCGGCGGTGGCGACGGAGGGCCAGACGCGGTCGATGGCGGCGTTCACGGCGGCGCCGACGAGGACCGCGAAGGCCGAGATGCCGATCCAGAGGAGGACGGCGATGGGCGCGGCGAGGGAGCCGTAGATCGTCGGGCCCTCGACCTGGCTGGTCAGGTAGATGCGCAGCAGGAAGCTGCCGAGGACCCACATCCCGAGGGCGACGAGGGCGCCGGGGATGTCCTCGATCCACGGCGATCTGACGGGCACGGAGACGTGGTAGAGCGTGGTGAGGAAGGCGATGGAGAGCAGGATGACGGCCGGCCAGTAGAGGACGGCGACGACCTCGGTGCCCCAGGGGACGAGCTCGACGACCCGGTCGGGGCCGACGACGGCCAGCGGCAGCACGACGGCTCCGATGAGCAGCGCCACGATGTAGAGGAGCAGGGCGAGGAGCCGGGTCTTGACGATGCCCCGGTGCCCGTCGAGGCCGTACATGACGGTGATGGTGTCGATGAAGACGTTCACCGCGCGCGAGCCGGACCAGAGGGCGATGGCGAAGCCGAGGGAGATCAGGTCGGGCCGTTTGCCCTGGGTGATGTCGTCGAGGAGGGGTTCGGCGATCTCGTGGACGCCCCGGTCGGAGAGGACCGTGCCGGCCGCGTGGAGGATGTTCTCCCTGATGCTGGCGACGGTGTCGGTGTTGGTCCAGTCGTCGGCGTAGCCGAGGACGGCGATCAGGCCGAGGAGCAGGGGCGGCAGCGACAGCAGGGTGAAGAACGCGGCCTCGGCGGCGAGGCCGAGGATCCGGTACTCGATGCACGAGTTGACGGTGTCCTTGAGGAGCAGCCAGGCCATCTTCCGCTTCGAGACGTTGCGGTAGAGGACACGCGCGCGGTGGAGCCTGCTCCAGGGCCGACGCTCGGGCCGATCGGGTGTTTCTCTTGCTGCCTGCACCTGCTTACCGTATCGGCATGGCAGCGAGCACCCACACCGTGACCAACCAGGCTCCGCCCCTGCTCGGATACGACGTCTTCACGAGCGACCGGGCGCTGGCGGAGGCGGTCGAGCGACACCTCGCCCCGGACCTCCTGGCGGAGGCGCGCGACGATCTGAGCCTGCTGGGCCGGGCGACCGGTTCGGCACAGGTGCGGGAGTGGGGTGAGCAGGCGAACGAGCATCCGCCCCGGCTGCGGACCCACGACCGGTACGGCCGCCGGATCGACGAGGTCCTGTTCCATCCGGCCTGGCACCGGCTCCTCGGGAAGTCCGTGTCGGCGGGGCTCACGCACGCGTGGGGCCGCCCGGGTGGTCATGTGCGGCGGGCCGCCGGGTTCCTGGTGGCGTCGCAGGCGGAGGCGGGGCACGGCTGCCCGGTGTCGATGACGCACGCCGCGGTGCCCGCGCTGCGCGCCGAGCCGGAGCTCGCGGCGGTCTGGGAACCGGCGGCGCTCTCGCACGTGTACGAGCGGGAGCTCCGTCCGGTCGGGGAGAAGCCGGGGGCGCTGCTCGGCATGGCGATGACGGAGAAGCAGGGCGGCAGCGACGTCCGGGCGAACACGACGGAGGCCCGTCCCCTCGCGGCCGACGGCGAGTACGTCCTGACGGGGCACAAGTGGTTCTGCTCTGCGCCGATGTCGGACGCCTTCCTGGTCCTCGCGCAGGCGCCGGCGGGACTGACCTGCTTCCTGGTGCCGCGGGTGCTCGCGGACGGCTCGCGCAACGCCTTCGCGATCCAGCGGCTCAAGGACAAGCTGGGCAACCGGTCGAACGCCTCCGCCGAGGTGGAGTTCGACGGCACGACCTGGGCGCGCCGCGTCGGCGAGGAGGGGCGCGGGATCCGGACGATCATGGGCATGGTCGCGGCGACCCGGCTCGACTGCGTCCTCGGCTCGGCGGCGCTGATGCGGCAGGCGGTGGCGCAGGCCGTGCACCACGCCTCGTACCGCTCGGCCTTCGGCGGGCTGCTCGTCGAGAAGCCCCTGATGCGGAACGTACTCGCCGATCTGGCCGTCGAGTCGGAGGCGGCGACGGTGCTCGGTATGCGGCTGGCAGCGGCCTACGACGCCACCGACCGCGGCAGCGACCACGCCGCCGACACCGACGGCAGGAGCGACTCCGAGCAGGAGCGGGCCTTCCTCCGTATCGCCGTGCCGGCGGCGAAGTACTGGGTGACGAAGCGGTGTACGCCGGTGGTGGCGGAGGCGCTGGAGTGCCTGGGCGGCAACGGGTACGTGGAGGAGTCGGGGATGCCCCGGCTGTTGCGGGAGTCGCCGCTCAACTCGGTCTGGGAGGGCTCGGGGAACGTGCAGGCGCTCGACGTGGTGCGGGCGCTGCGGACCGAGCCCGCCGCCCTCGACGCGCTGCTGCGGGAGGTGGGGGCGGCGCGGGGCGCCGACCACCGGCTCGACCGGGCCATCCGGGGGCTCCTCGTCGAACTGGCGGACCTGGAGGGGATCGAGGCGCGGGCGCGGCGGCTCACGGAGCGGCTGGCGCTGGTGCTCCAGGGCGCGCTGCTGGTGCGGTGGGCTCCGCCGGAGGTGGCGGACGCGTTCTGCGCGGCGCGGCTGGGCGGGGACGGCGGCGCGGCCTTCGGGACGCTCCCGCACACGCTGGACCTGCGGGCGGTGGTGGAGCGGGCGCGGGCCGAGGTCTGAGGAGACGTACGGGAACGCTGTGCCGCGCGTGCCAGGGGTGGACCTGACGGGGTGTCGTGTCGGTCAGGTCGGCACGCGCGGAAAAGCGGGGGTGGTGCTGCGCCGACACGGCACCACCCGCCGCTGTCATCACCCTCGCCCACAGGGCCGGTCGGTCGCCAGAGTTGCAAAGGGTTGCAGGATTACCCGAACCGGGCCTCGCCGTGCGCTCCCGGACGGCACGATGGGCACCGACACTCCGGACATCTGCCCTGTGCAGAACCGATACAGCACCCCGGGTGGCTGGGAGAGACCGATGAAGAACACGCAGCTCGACATGAAGCGGCTCGCCGCCATGGACGCCGCCCAGGCCAGCCGACTGCTGCATCGGGTGCGCGAGGAGACCCTGGCCGGCCGGCGGCCGCCGATCGCGCCCCGGCCGGTGATCGACGCGTCCTGGCAGCGGATGGCCCGGCTCGGCCTCGACCCGGACCAGAGCACCAGCACCGTGCTGCTCCAGCGGGACGAGCTGGAGGAGCGGCGCAGGAGCACGCTCCTCTCCGAGGTGATGCAGACGCTGAGCGGCGGCATCGCCGGCATCGCCGACGCCTCCCTCCAGATCATGGTGGTCACCGACGAGCACGGCCGGGTGCTGTGGCGCCAGGGGAACCTCGCGGTGCTGCGGCAGGCGCACGGCATCTGTCTGGAGGAGGGCGCGGCCTGGGCCGAGCACGCCACCGGGACGAACGCCGTCGGCACGGCGCTCGCCCTGGACCGGGCGGTGCAGGTGCACTCCGCCGAGCACTACGTGCAGTCGCTGCACAACTGGACCTGCGCCGCCGCGCCCGTGCACGATCCGCGCGACCAGCGGCTCCTGGGGATCCTGGACGTCTCCGGCCCCGCCTCCAGCTTCCACCCCGCGATGCTGGCCCTGGTCGGCTCGGTGGCGCAGCTCGCCGAGGCCGAGATGCGGGAGCGGCACCACCGGTCGATCGAGCGGCTGCGGGCGGTGGCGGCGCCGATCCTGTGCCGGGTGGGCGGCCGTGCGGTCGCGGTGGACGACCACGGCTGGACGGCCGCGGTGACCGGCCTCGCGCCGATGGACCGGATCCCGCTGCCGAAGTCGTTCCGGGCCGGACGGGTCTGGCTGCCCTCGCTCGGCGTGTGCGCGGTGGAGCCGCTGCCGGGCGGCTGGCTGCTGCGGGTCGAGGAGGAGGCCCTGCCCGAGGAGCCGGGCGCGGGGGCGGCGAGCCGGGTGGTCCTGGACCTGAGCCGGCCGCGCCGCTGGACGGTGGCCGTGTCCGGGGCGGCGGGCAGCTGGCAGCAGGAGCTCAGCCCCCGGCACGCGGAGCTCCTCTATGTACTGGCGCTGCACCGCGACGGGCGGACGGCGGCGGAGCTGGCGGGCGACGTGTTCGGGGACCGTACGCGGACGGTGACCGTACGGGCGGAGATGTCCCGGGTGCGGCGGAACCTGGCGGGGGTCCTGGCGCACCGCCCGTACCGCTTCCGGGAGGAGGTCGCGGTGGAGATCCTGCGCCCGGAGCACCCGGAAGACCTGCTGCCGCACTCCACCGCCCCCGCCGTCCGCGCCGCGAGCCCCGCCTGACCGGGGGATCGTCAGGCAGCCCCTAGGGGGTGTCTTCAAAGCTGATCAAGTGATGAGAGATCATGTCGGCCATGGTGCGTCGTCATGAGCTCTCGGATGCCGAGTGGGCTGTGCTGTCACGGTTCCTGCCGAGTTCGGGGACCGCGGGCCGGCCCCGCGCGGACGACCGGTTGGTGCTGAACGGGATCGTGTGGAAGCTACGGACCGGCTCGGCCTGGCGGGACGTGCCCGAGCGGTACGGCTCCTGGCAGACCCTGTACACCCGGTTCCGCAGGTGGGCCCTGGACGGCACGTTCTCCCGGGTACTGCGGCAGGTCCAGGCGGAGAAGGACACGGCCGGGGACATCGACTGGCTGGTCTCGGTCGACTCCACGATCGTGCGGGCCCACCAGCACGCCACCGGCGGCAAAAGGGGGCACGAGACGGGGACGAAGCGGGTGATCACGCCCTCGGCCGATCCCGTGGCGGACTGAGCACCAAGCTCCACCTGGCCTGCGACGGGCGAGGGCGCCCGCTCGGCTTCGTCCTCTCGGGCGGCAACGCGAACGACTGCACCCGGTTCGAAGCCGTCCTGGAGTCGATCCGCGTTCCCCGCAGCGGGCCGGGCCGTCCGCGCACCCGGCCCGACCACGTCATCGCCGACAAGGGCTACAGCTCCCGGAAGATCCGCCGCTACCTGCGACGACGCGGCATCGCCCACACGATCCCCGAACGCGTCGACCAGGCCCTCGGGCGCCTCAACCGGGGCTCGCACGGCGGCCGGCCACCCGCTTTCGACCGGCGGATCTACCGCCTCCGCAACGTAGTCGAACGCTGCTTCAACCGGTTGAAGCAATGGCGCGGCTTGGCCACCCGCTACGACAAAACCCGCGAGTCCTACCGGGCTGCCGTCACCATCGCCTCAATCCTGCTCTGGATCTGACCCCTTTGAAGACACCCCCTAGGAAGCGAGCTCCTGGAAGAGGGCGCCGATCTCGGCCCGGTCCGCGACCAGCGGCAGGGTGTCGAAGTACAGCTCCCACTCGCCGCCGGGGCCGAAGCGCTCCACGATCCCGAAGGGGATGTCGGTGCGGGTCTCGGCGCCGTCGCGCACGGAGACGGTTCCGTGCCACTCCACGTAGGTGGTGGTCTCGCCGACGGCGACCTGGCCCGCCTTGAGGTGGAGTTCGGCGGTGGCGAAGAGGCGCTCCAGGTAGGCGCGCTTGCCGGCCTCGGAGACGAGCGGGGCGGCGAGTCCCGGTCCGCCGAGCCGCGCGCCCCGGGTGCGGGCGAGGAGGGCGTCGGTGTCCCCGGCGTTCCAGGCGGCGAGACGCTCCTGGACCTCTCCGGCCCGGGCCCGGAAGCCGGGCTGGGCCCGCTCGGCGTCCCGGGGCCGCTCGCCGTCCCGGGACCGCTCGTCATTCCGGGTCCGGGGTGATCCCGCGTCCGTGATGCCCGCGAAGAGCGGGGCGGGCGCCGCCTCGGGCAGGGTGTCCTGGAAGAGGACGGCCCGGTCGTAGTAGCGGCGGGCCTGGAGGGTGCGCCCCTCGTCGCCGAGGACGTTCCGCGCGATCTGCGGATAGGCCACGGCGTGGCCCTTGAGGGTGACCTCGTTCCACTGCCCGAACATCACGGTGCTGCCGTCGGCGACCACGTCCGTGCCCCGGTAGGTGAGGCCGGGCGCGAGGCGCAGGGAGCCGGTGATGGAGGTGCCGATCGTGGTGCGGCCGCGCTGCGGGGCGCTCCCGGCCTCCCAGAGGGTGGCCTCGGGGTCGAAGATGTCGAGGTAGGCGCGGACCCGGGGGTGGGTGAGGTCGCCGAGCGCGGGCGGCGCGCCGGTCGGCATCTCGCCGAAGGCGATCTGCCTCTCCACGAAGGCGCAGGCGTTGGGGGTGACGCGGCCCTCGAGCCGCTCGACCTTCTCCCGCGCCGCCGGGCAGTCGCCCCGCGCCGCCGTGGCCGCTTCGCCCGGCAGCGCCTCGGCCGCCGTCACGGTGACCGCGGCTCCCGCGACGAGCGCCGTCGCCATGGCGATGCCCGCCAGACCAAGTCGACCCGCACCCATGTCGTACTCCTCGTGTCGTCGATCACCGGGTGCGGCCGTGTGCCGTCCCGGTGCGCTCACCCTGCCGGGAGGGCGGTGCGGGGGTCGATTACCTCTGAGGTCATGGCGAGGTCATGCGCCTCGGCGGTCGGGCGGCGGGACGCGGGGCCACCGCGCCTGTCCGTATGCCGGACAGCCTGTCCGCCGGTGCCGAACCGGGTGGGAATCCGGCGCTCCGCATGATGCGATGACCCCATGAGCATCACTCTCACCACCTGGTCCCTCGAGCAGACCTCCCCGTCCGACCTCCGCCCCGCCACCCCGCCGGAGGGCGACGACGTGGTGATCCGGCGCGCCGAGGTGCCCTCGGCGGAGTTCAGCCGCTTCCTCTACACGGCGGTCGGCGGCGACATCCGCTGGTCCGACCGGCTGTCGCTGACGTACAAGCAGTGGCAGGAGATAGTGGAGAAGCCGGGCGCCGAGATCTGGGTGGCGTACGACAGGGGGACGCCGGCCGGGTACGTGGAGCTCGACCCCCAGGACGACGGTGTGGTGGAGATCGTCTACTTCGGCCTGATCCCGGCCTTCCGGGGCCGCCGGATCGGCGGCCACCTCCTCTCCTACGGGGTGGCGCGCGCCTGGGACCTGGCCGAGCGCTGGCCGGAGCGGGAGGCCACGAAGCGGGTGTGGCTGCACACCTGCTCGCTCGACGGTCCGCACGCCATGGCCAACTACGAGCGGCGCGGCTTCCGTCTCTTCGACACCAAGGTCGAGGAGGTCGAGGAGTCGGAGACCCCCGGCCCCTGGCCGGGCGCGTACGCCTGAGCCGTACGACTGGCGCGTACGCCTGAGCCGTACGACCGGCCCGTACGCCCGGGCCGCACGCCTCGGCCTGCACACCCCACCGCCAAAGGGGCCCTGGTCAGGGCCCCTTTGACGTGACCTGGAGCACACCGTCTCGCTCTACGGGACGACTATGTCCGAATACTGGACGATGCTGGACTGGGTCCAAAGTCCCGTGACACGCTTCCGTCATGTCTGGAACTGGAATTGCCTTGGTGAGTCGGCGGCACGTCGACCTCGGCCGCATGTCCAGCGCCATTTGTTCGGCGCGCTGAGAGAACCAGCACCGCCGCGATCTCCTTACCGCCCGACTCTGCCCCACCCTGCTGCGCACTGACGCGCCACCCTCTGACCTGAGCGCGAGTGTGCAGGTCAGAGCCGCCCTCTCGCAGTCCCGAAGGACAAGACGCCATGGCCGCCACCCCGGAAAACCCCACTCCCGCCGCCGCCCGCCGCAAGGCCGGGCGCCACCGTGGCGAGGGTCAGTGGGCCGTGGGGCACTTCACCCCCCTGAACGGCAATGAGCAGTTCAAGAAGGACGACGACGGTCTCAACGTACGGACACGTATTGAGACGGTCTACTCGAAGCGCGGCTTCGACTCCATCGACCCCAACGACCTGCGCGGACGCATGCGCTGGTGGGGCCTCTACACCCAGCGCAAGCAGGGTCTGGACGGCACCAAGACGGGCGTGCTGGAGCCGGAGGATCTGGACGACGAGTACTTCATGCTCCGGGTCCGCATCGACGGCGGCCGGCTGACCACCGAGCAGCTCCGGGTGATCGGCGAGATCTCCGAGGAGTTCGCCCGCGGCACCGCCGACATCACGGACCGGCAGAACGTCCAGTACCACTGGATCCGCATCGAGGACGTCCCCGAGATCTGGAACCGCCTGGAGGCGGTCGGCCTGTCGACCACCGAGGCCTGCGGCGACACCCCGCGTGTCATCCTCGGCTCCCCCGTGGCCGGCATCGCCGCCGACGAGATCATCGACGGCACCCCCGCCATCGACGAGATCCAGCGCCGGATCATCGGCAACAAGGACTTCTCCAACCTGCCCCGGAAGTTCAAGTCCGCGGTCTCCGGCTCGCCGCTCCTCGACGTGGCGCACGAGATCAACGACATCGCCTTCGTCGGCGTGGAGCACCCGGAGCACGGCCCCGGCTTCGACGTCTGGGTCGGCGGCGGTCTGTCCACCAACCCCAAGCTCGGCGTCCGCCTGGGCACCTGGGTCTCCCTCGACGAGGTCCCCGACGTCTACGAGGGCGTCATCTCGATCTTCCGCGACTACGGCTACCGCCGGCTGCGCAACCGCGCCCGCCTGAAGTTCCTCGTCGCCGACTGGGGCCCGGAGAAGTTCCGCCAGGTCCTGGAGGACGAGTACCTGAAGCGCGGGCTGACGGACGGCCCCGCCCCCGAGCAGCCCCCGGGCCAGTGGCGCGACCACATGGGCGTGCACGAGCAGCGGGACGGCCGGTTCTACATCGGCTTCGCCCCGCGCGTGGGCCGGGTCGACGGCGCCACCCTGACCAAGATCGCCGACCTGGCCGAGCGGCACGGCTCCGGCCGGGTGCGGACCACCGCGGACCAGAAGATGCTCCTGCTGGACATCGAGCGGGACCAGGTCGACTCGGCGGTCGCCGCCCTGGAGTCGCTCGACCTGCGGGTGAACCCCACCCCGTTCCGGCGCGGCACGATGGCCTGCACCGGCATCGAGTTCTGCAAGCTCGCGATCGTCGAGACGAAGGGTCGCGGCTCCTCGCTCATCGACGAACTGGAGCGTCGCCTCCCGGAGTTCGACGAGCCGCTGACGATCAACATCAACGGCTGCCCGAACGCCTGCGCCCGCATCCAGGTCGCGGACATCGGTCTCAAGGGCCAGCTGGTCCTGGACGACGAGGGCAACCGCGTCGAGGGCTACCAGGTGCACCTGGGCGGAGCGCTCGGCCTGGAGGCCGGCTTCGGCCGCAAGGTCCGCGGCCTCAAGGTCACGGCGGCCGAGCTCCCGGACTACGTGGAGCGGGTCCTCAAGCGCTTCCAGGCGGAGCGCGAGACCGGCGAGCGCTTCGCGACCTGGGCGGCCCGCGCCTCCGAGGAGGCGCTTTCGTGAGCGCAGCGAGCGAAACGAGGGATGCAGCATGAGCGAGCGCGCTGCCCCCTTCTTCTGCCCCTACTGCGGGGACGAGGACCTGCGTCCGAACGAGCAGGGTCACGGCGCCTGGGAATGCGCCGCGTGCAGTCGAGCCTTCCAGCTGAAGTTCCTGGGGCTCCTCGCCCCGGCGACTTCCGGCAACACCACTGGAGGGAAAGAGATATGACGATCACTCAGGACGCGACCGCGGCCGACCTGAAGGCACTCGCCGAGCAGGCCGGCCGTGATCTGGAGGACGCCTCCGCGCTGGAGATCCTCCGCTGGGCCGTGGACACCTTCGGCGACCGCTTCTGCGTGACCTCCTCCATGGAGGACGCGGTCGTCGCCCACCTCGCCTCGCGCGTGAAGCCCGGTGTGGACGTCGTCTTCCTCGACACGGGCTACCACTTCGAGGAGACCATCGGCACCCGGGACGCCGTGGACGCCGTCATGGACGTCAACGTCATCACCCTGACCCCGCGTCAGACCGTGGCCGAGCAGGACGCCGAGTACGGTCCGAAGCTCCACGACCGCGACCCGGACCTGTGCTGCGCGCTGCGCAAGGTCAAGCCCCTCGAAGAGGGCCTCACCGCCTACGGCGCGTGGGCCACCGGCCTGCGCCGCGACGAGTCCCCGAGCCGGGCGAACACCCCGGTGGTCGGCTGGGACGAGAAGCGGCAGAAGGTCAAGGTCTCCCCCATCGCCCGCTGGACGCAGGACGACGTCGACGCGTACGTCACGGAGCACGGTGTCCTCACCAACCCGCTCCTCATGGACGGGTACGCCTCCGTCGGCTGCGCCCCCTGCACCCGCCGCGTCCTGGAGGGCGAGGACGCCCGCGCCGGACGCTGGGCGGGCCGCGCCAAGACCGAGTGCGGGCTGCACGGCTGATGACCCCCACCCCTCAGACCTCCCAGGAGAACCACGTGACCGGTGCCACCATCTGGCTCACCGGCCTGCCGAGCGCCGGAAAGACCACC contains these protein-coding regions:
- a CDS encoding GAF domain-containing protein, with translation MKNTQLDMKRLAAMDAAQASRLLHRVREETLAGRRPPIAPRPVIDASWQRMARLGLDPDQSTSTVLLQRDELEERRRSTLLSEVMQTLSGGIAGIADASLQIMVVTDEHGRVLWRQGNLAVLRQAHGICLEEGAAWAEHATGTNAVGTALALDRAVQVHSAEHYVQSLHNWTCAAAPVHDPRDQRLLGILDVSGPASSFHPAMLALVGSVAQLAEAEMRERHHRSIERLRAVAAPILCRVGGRAVAVDDHGWTAAVTGLAPMDRIPLPKSFRAGRVWLPSLGVCAVEPLPGGWLLRVEEEALPEEPGAGAASRVVLDLSRPRRWTVAVSGAAGSWQQELSPRHAELLYVLALHRDGRTAAELAGDVFGDRTRTVTVRAEMSRVRRNLAGVLAHRPYRFREEVAVEILRPEHPEDLLPHSTAPAVRAASPA
- a CDS encoding phosphoadenylyl-sulfate reductase, with amino-acid sequence MTITQDATAADLKALAEQAGRDLEDASALEILRWAVDTFGDRFCVTSSMEDAVVAHLASRVKPGVDVVFLDTGYHFEETIGTRDAVDAVMDVNVITLTPRQTVAEQDAEYGPKLHDRDPDLCCALRKVKPLEEGLTAYGAWATGLRRDESPSRANTPVVGWDEKRQKVKVSPIARWTQDDVDAYVTEHGVLTNPLLMDGYASVGCAPCTRRVLEGEDARAGRWAGRAKTECGLHG
- a CDS encoding putative leader peptide; the protein is MSGTGIALVSRRHVDLGRMSSAICSAR
- the rsgA gene encoding ribosome small subunit-dependent GTPase A, which codes for MSFPLSSVSSSSLLDAHGWDSGWAADFAPYAAQGLVPGRVVRVDRGQCDVATAEGVVRADTAFVTPHDPLRVVCTGDWAAVDPEGVHDPRYVRACLPRRTAFARSTSSKRSEGQILAANVDHAVITVSLAVELDLGRIERFLALAWESGAQPTVVLSKADLVPDPVGLSYLVEDVETVAPGVQVLPLSSTTGEGLDVLAATVAGGTTVLLGVSGAGKSTLANALVGEDVMDVQAARDIDGKGRHTTTTRNLFVLPGGGVLIDTPGLRGVGLWDAEAGVGQVFSEIEELSGNCRFHDCAHESEPGCAVTAAIEDGSLPVRRLESYRKLIRENRRIVAKTDARVRSEMLKEWKRMGAGGRAAMEFKRQGRVR
- a CDS encoding nitrite/sulfite reductase, with translation MAATPENPTPAAARRKAGRHRGEGQWAVGHFTPLNGNEQFKKDDDGLNVRTRIETVYSKRGFDSIDPNDLRGRMRWWGLYTQRKQGLDGTKTGVLEPEDLDDEYFMLRVRIDGGRLTTEQLRVIGEISEEFARGTADITDRQNVQYHWIRIEDVPEIWNRLEAVGLSTTEACGDTPRVILGSPVAGIAADEIIDGTPAIDEIQRRIIGNKDFSNLPRKFKSAVSGSPLLDVAHEINDIAFVGVEHPEHGPGFDVWVGGGLSTNPKLGVRLGTWVSLDEVPDVYEGVISIFRDYGYRRLRNRARLKFLVADWGPEKFRQVLEDEYLKRGLTDGPAPEQPPGQWRDHMGVHEQRDGRFYIGFAPRVGRVDGATLTKIADLAERHGSGRVRTTADQKMLLLDIERDQVDSAVAALESLDLRVNPTPFRRGTMACTGIEFCKLAIVETKGRGSSLIDELERRLPEFDEPLTININGCPNACARIQVADIGLKGQLVLDDEGNRVEGYQVHLGGALGLEAGFGRKVRGLKVTAAELPDYVERVLKRFQAERETGERFATWAARASEEALS
- a CDS encoding YihY/virulence factor BrkB family protein, whose protein sequence is MQAARETPDRPERRPWSRLHRARVLYRNVSKRKMAWLLLKDTVNSCIEYRILGLAAEAAFFTLLSLPPLLLGLIAVLGYADDWTNTDTVASIRENILHAAGTVLSDRGVHEIAEPLLDDITQGKRPDLISLGFAIALWSGSRAVNVFIDTITVMYGLDGHRGIVKTRLLALLLYIVALLIGAVVLPLAVVGPDRVVELVPWGTEVVAVLYWPAVILLSIAFLTTLYHVSVPVRSPWIEDIPGALVALGMWVLGSFLLRIYLTSQVEGPTIYGSLAAPIAVLLWIGISAFAVLVGAAVNAAIDRVWPSVATAAAREANERARAVQAAELVARVRAEAEDVDEDDPDMPSEFPERWSKFLPPDDVKSRLHSGWEKD
- a CDS encoding IS5 family transposase (programmed frameshift); its protein translation is MVRRHELSDAEWAVLSRFLPSSGTAGRPRADDRLVLNGIVWKLRTGSAWRDVPERYGSWQTLYTRFRRWALDGTFSRVLRQVQAEKDTAGDIDWLVSVDSTIVRAHQHATGGKRGHENGDEAGDHALGRSRGGLSTKLHLACDGRGRPLGFVLSGGNANDCTRFEAVLESIRVPRSGPGRPRTRPDHVIADKGYSSRKIRRYLRRRGIAHTIPERVDQALGRLNRGSHGGRPPAFDRRIYRLRNVVERCFNRLKQWRGLATRYDKTRESYRAAVTIASILLWI
- a CDS encoding GNAT family N-acetyltransferase, giving the protein MSITLTTWSLEQTSPSDLRPATPPEGDDVVIRRAEVPSAEFSRFLYTAVGGDIRWSDRLSLTYKQWQEIVEKPGAEIWVAYDRGTPAGYVELDPQDDGVVEIVYFGLIPAFRGRRIGGHLLSYGVARAWDLAERWPEREATKRVWLHTCSLDGPHAMANYERRGFRLFDTKVEEVEESETPGPWPGAYA
- a CDS encoding acyl-CoA dehydrogenase family protein, which codes for MAASTHTVTNQAPPLLGYDVFTSDRALAEAVERHLAPDLLAEARDDLSLLGRATGSAQVREWGEQANEHPPRLRTHDRYGRRIDEVLFHPAWHRLLGKSVSAGLTHAWGRPGGHVRRAAGFLVASQAEAGHGCPVSMTHAAVPALRAEPELAAVWEPAALSHVYERELRPVGEKPGALLGMAMTEKQGGSDVRANTTEARPLAADGEYVLTGHKWFCSAPMSDAFLVLAQAPAGLTCFLVPRVLADGSRNAFAIQRLKDKLGNRSNASAEVEFDGTTWARRVGEEGRGIRTIMGMVAATRLDCVLGSAALMRQAVAQAVHHASYRSAFGGLLVEKPLMRNVLADLAVESEAATVLGMRLAAAYDATDRGSDHAADTDGRSDSEQERAFLRIAVPAAKYWVTKRCTPVVAEALECLGGNGYVEESGMPRLLRESPLNSVWEGSGNVQALDVVRALRTEPAALDALLREVGAARGADHRLDRAIRGLLVELADLEGIEARARRLTERLALVLQGALLVRWAPPEVADAFCAARLGGDGGAAFGTLPHTLDLRAVVERARAEV